The Deinococcus arcticus genome has a segment encoding these proteins:
- a CDS encoding M15 family metallopeptidase, whose product MTALLRLLAPLALLLGTPGAALTAPERAQVAALIRAYPAFLSRVEGNTLVWRDGTRMPLSHSRAATYVDRLNAPGLLDQLATPYPACAPLRPPAWNVDPGRVRFEPFFRKMYGASAAEVERQLTNVDWFGQRLRVTQVNGAAQSLAAVAAELARLPQVRPFVTPSAGTFNWRTIAGTPRLSVHAYGAAIDLNVARSAYWAWGGYREGQRGIPYRNAFPLALVQVFERHGWIWGGRWYHHDTMHFEYRPELTGPAQCAAALRGQP is encoded by the coding sequence GTGACGGCTCTCCTCCGCCTGCTGGCCCCACTGGCCCTGCTGCTGGGCACCCCGGGCGCCGCCCTGACGGCGCCGGAACGGGCGCAGGTCGCGGCCCTGATCCGGGCTTACCCCGCGTTTCTCAGCCGGGTGGAAGGCAACACGCTGGTCTGGCGGGACGGCACCCGCATGCCCCTGAGCCACAGCCGCGCCGCAACCTATGTGGACCGGCTGAATGCACCGGGCCTGCTGGACCAGCTGGCCACTCCCTACCCTGCTTGTGCCCCGCTGCGGCCCCCGGCCTGGAACGTGGACCCCGGGCGCGTGCGCTTTGAACCGTTCTTCCGCAAGATGTACGGCGCCTCGGCGGCCGAGGTGGAACGCCAGCTGACGAATGTGGACTGGTTCGGGCAGCGGCTGCGGGTGACGCAGGTGAACGGCGCGGCGCAGAGCCTCGCCGCTGTGGCGGCCGAACTGGCCCGGTTGCCGCAGGTCCGGCCGTTTGTTACCCCCAGCGCGGGCACCTTCAACTGGCGCACGATTGCCGGCACGCCGCGCCTGAGCGTGCATGCTTACGGCGCCGCTATTGACCTGAACGTGGCGCGCTCGGCGTACTGGGCCTGGGGCGGCTACCGCGAAGGGCAGCGCGGCATTCCCTACCGCAACGCCTTTCCCCTGGCGCTGGTGCAGGTGTTCGAGCGCCACGGCTGGATCTGGGGCGGGCGCTGGTACCACCACGACACCATGCATTTCGAGTACCGCCCGGAGCTGACAGGACCAGCCCAGTGTGCGGCGGCGCTCAGGGGACAGCCATGA
- a CDS encoding YihY/virulence factor BrkB family protein, producing the protein MRLKPADLFTLLREAFLAFGQDKAPRLAAAIAYYAMFSLAPLLLVAVIVASRFLTNEGFLDQLFGASGVVTQNLGADAAAFLKGLIKPESLEKSSVVASVVAGVTLFMGATGLFVQLQDALNSMWGADPAPPQGVLHVLWTRVKSFLMILAIGLILIVFLGLNTYLSAMAQRLGDTIGAGALFVRLGTVLLSTLFLTPIFAGIYKVLPDVKLEWREVWVGGFFTAALFTLGQLGIGLYLGQAAPGSVFAGAASLVLLLLWIYYSAMIFFFGAEVTWVYSQKFGTHAGGAGNTAKKEALAAQGVDIHPGESEQERAAKAAADGPVRDARGRVLGVKVPALPRVLPQVPRREEGRVLPTVRAALGHALLALLAIPAVIVLRVLGLTGGRRR; encoded by the coding sequence ATGAGGCTCAAGCCTGCCGACCTGTTCACCCTGCTGCGCGAGGCATTCCTGGCGTTCGGGCAGGACAAGGCCCCCCGGCTGGCGGCGGCCATTGCCTACTACGCCATGTTCAGCCTGGCGCCGCTGCTGCTGGTGGCGGTGATCGTGGCCAGCCGCTTTCTGACCAACGAGGGCTTTTTAGATCAGCTGTTCGGGGCCAGCGGCGTGGTCACGCAGAATCTGGGGGCCGACGCCGCCGCCTTCCTGAAGGGCCTGATCAAGCCCGAAAGCCTGGAAAAAAGCAGCGTGGTGGCCTCGGTGGTGGCGGGCGTGACCCTGTTCATGGGGGCCACCGGGCTGTTCGTGCAGCTTCAGGACGCCCTGAACAGCATGTGGGGCGCCGATCCGGCCCCGCCGCAGGGGGTCTTGCATGTCCTGTGGACCCGGGTGAAGTCTTTCCTGATGATTCTGGCCATCGGGCTGATTCTGATTGTCTTTCTGGGCCTGAACACCTACCTCTCGGCCATGGCCCAGCGGCTGGGCGACACCATCGGGGCGGGCGCGTTGTTCGTGCGCCTGGGCACGGTGCTGCTGTCCACGCTGTTTCTCACGCCCATCTTTGCGGGCATTTACAAGGTGCTGCCGGACGTGAAACTGGAATGGCGCGAGGTCTGGGTGGGGGGCTTTTTCACGGCGGCGCTGTTCACGCTGGGGCAACTGGGCATTGGCCTGTACCTGGGGCAGGCAGCGCCGGGCAGCGTGTTCGCCGGGGCGGCCTCGCTGGTGCTGCTGCTGCTGTGGATCTATTACTCGGCCATGATCTTCTTCTTTGGCGCGGAAGTGACCTGGGTCTATTCCCAGAAGTTCGGCACCCATGCGGGCGGCGCGGGCAACACTGCCAAGAAAGAAGCCCTGGCCGCCCAGGGCGTGGACATTCACCCCGGCGAGAGCGAGCAGGAGCGTGCGGCCAAGGCGGCGGCCGACGGCCCGGTGCGCGACGCCCGGGGCCGGGTGCTGGGCGTGAAGGTGCCCGCGCTGCCCCGCGTGCTGCCGCAGGTGCCCCGGCGCGAGGAAGGTCGGGTCCTGCCCACGGTACGCGCGGCCCTGGGCCACGCCCTGCTGGCCCTGCTGGCCATTCCGGCGGTGATCGTGCTGCGGGTGCTGGGCCTGACCGGCGGGCGGCGGCGCTGA
- a CDS encoding thioesterase family protein translates to MRAIPAGFTQTLTVTVTDDMTVDFGELGRVHPVYATYWMAKHFEEAGRKIILPFLEDGEGGIGLQVEVNHTASALPGMTVTVSATFERQEGRRIYASMVAVNELGDEIGRGSSTQAVLPQSRIDEGFEGLRARWAAHQGR, encoded by the coding sequence ATGCGCGCCATTCCCGCCGGCTTTACCCAGACCCTCACCGTGACCGTGACCGACGACATGACCGTGGACTTTGGCGAACTGGGCCGCGTGCATCCGGTGTACGCCACCTACTGGATGGCCAAGCACTTTGAAGAGGCCGGGCGCAAGATCATCCTGCCGTTTCTGGAAGACGGTGAGGGCGGCATTGGGCTTCAGGTGGAGGTGAACCACACTGCCTCGGCGCTGCCCGGCATGACGGTCACGGTGAGCGCCACCTTCGAGCGGCAGGAGGGGCGGCGCATCTACGCCTCCATGGTGGCCGTGAACGAACTGGGCGACGAGATTGGCCGGGGCAGCAGCACCCAGGCCGTGCTGCCGCAAAGCCGCATTGACGAGGGCTTTGAAGGGCTGCGGGCCCGCTGGGCAGCGCATCAGGGGCGGTGA
- the hisA gene encoding 1-(5-phosphoribosyl)-5-[(5-phosphoribosylamino)methylideneamino]imidazole-4-carboxamide isomerase, with protein MSASSPLLIPCVDIQSGRAVRLYEGDPDRETVYFESPLAAARHWVSRGAGLVHLVDLDAATGRGENRAVIHQITRELGVPVEVGGGIRTREAAEALLAAGVAQVVIGTAAVKQPELVAGLIAAHGPERVVVSLDARGLEVATHGWAQGSGVSVGDLTPALSGAGLHTLIFTDVTRDGTLRGLDRELMRQVRALWSGTLIVGGGVANLDDVALLQEEGIEGAIVGRAIYEGTLPYPLPTPA; from the coding sequence ATGAGTGCCTCCTCTCCCCTGCTCATTCCCTGCGTGGACATCCAGTCCGGGCGCGCTGTGCGGCTGTACGAGGGCGATCCAGACCGCGAAACGGTGTATTTCGAGTCGCCGCTGGCGGCTGCGCGCCACTGGGTCTCGCGGGGCGCCGGTCTGGTGCATCTGGTGGACCTGGACGCCGCCACCGGGCGCGGCGAGAACCGCGCGGTGATTCACCAGATCACGCGTGAACTGGGTGTGCCCGTGGAGGTGGGCGGCGGCATCCGCACCCGCGAGGCCGCCGAGGCCCTGCTGGCGGCCGGGGTGGCCCAGGTGGTGATCGGCACGGCCGCCGTGAAGCAGCCCGAACTGGTGGCCGGGCTGATCGCCGCGCACGGGCCAGAACGCGTGGTGGTCAGCCTGGACGCCCGGGGGCTGGAGGTGGCCACCCACGGCTGGGCCCAGGGCAGCGGCGTGTCGGTGGGGGATCTGACGCCGGCGCTCTCGGGCGCGGGCCTGCACACCCTGATCTTTACCGATGTGACCCGCGACGGCACCCTGCGCGGCCTGGACCGCGAGCTGATGCGGCAGGTGCGCGCGCTGTGGAGCGGCACGCTGATCGTGGGCGGCGGCGTGGCCAATCTGGACGATGTGGCGCTGCTGCAGGAAGAAGGCATTGAGGGCGCCATCGTGGGCCGGGCCATCTACGAGGGCACGCTGCCGTATCCGCTGCCCACCCCCGCCTGA
- a CDS encoding ABC transporter permease → MPLLPAVLGGLLVAFLLLPVAALLSRGLGPGFWPALQGAAVQDALRVSLLTTGCAALLTVVLVTPVAWGLARFTFPGKAALETLLDLPMVLPPVVAGVGLLLAFGRQGWLGPPLELAGIRVAFSPAAVVLAQLFVAAPFYLRAARAGFAAVDPNLEAAARTDGAGGWAVFRFITWPLTLPFLLEGLILAWARALGEFGATILFAGSLQGTTRSVPLAIYAALESDLGPALVLSAVMVVVAFGVLLLVRGLAGLRQE, encoded by the coding sequence ATGCCGCTTCTGCCCGCCGTGCTGGGGGGGCTGCTGGTGGCCTTTTTGCTGCTGCCGGTGGCGGCGCTGCTCTCGCGGGGCCTGGGGCCGGGCTTCTGGCCCGCCCTGCAGGGTGCCGCCGTGCAGGACGCCCTGCGCGTGAGCCTGCTCACCACCGGCTGCGCCGCCCTGCTGACGGTGGTGCTGGTCACCCCGGTGGCCTGGGGGCTGGCCCGCTTCACCTTTCCGGGCAAGGCGGCCCTGGAAACGCTGCTGGACCTGCCCATGGTGCTGCCGCCCGTGGTCGCGGGGGTGGGGCTGCTGCTGGCCTTTGGCCGACAGGGCTGGCTGGGGCCGCCGCTGGAACTGGCGGGCATCCGCGTGGCGTTTTCGCCGGCCGCCGTGGTGCTGGCGCAGCTGTTCGTGGCCGCGCCGTTCTACCTGCGTGCCGCCCGCGCGGGCTTTGCCGCCGTGGACCCGAACCTGGAAGCCGCCGCGCGCACCGACGGCGCCGGGGGCTGGGCGGTGTTCCGCTTCATCACGTGGCCCCTGACCCTGCCCTTCTTGCTGGAGGGCCTGATTCTGGCCTGGGCCCGCGCCCTGGGCGAATTTGGCGCCACCATCCTGTTTGCCGGGTCGCTGCAGGGCACCACCCGCTCGGTGCCCCTGGCCATCTACGCCGCGCTCGAATCGGACCTGGGGCCCGCGCTGGTGCTCTCGGCAGTGATGGTGGTGGTGGCCTTTGGCGTGCTGCTGCTGGTGCGGGGGCTGGCCGGGCTGCGCCAGGAGTAG
- a CDS encoding glycoside hydrolase family 10 protein: protein MALFLSGRAALLSLVLGVGAGAQTPATPPAPPPGAALRGLWVDAFGPGLHTPAQVKKTVDDAAQLGMNTLFVQAIRRADCLCLKASVPPVSDPELAPGFDPLAAVTAQAHARGLKVIAWISVTGAANTAKPNTRPGHVFRAHGPAAGAASWLSRRPDGSWQEGRDAWLDPAIPEAADFMAQAALSLVRQYPVDGVQLDRIRYPDGGAWGYDPKTLARYRAETGRPGMPAPGDPLWQGWKRQQVSNLVRRIALETKAVSPRLWVSAATITYQTPPADLAAFQKTRTYADVLQDWPGWMRAGWLDLNVLMNYKRDALPQQTGWFDGWNAFARRVAVRTDGTPVAVASGTAMYLNSPAVTAAQAARALNAGLGWVGYSYRTPTLDVYGERQTATQGLRAVGTLLRAPGGALNGVQPWTEAAPVARGLLGRVTGVAVPGGRRVQAWQGGVLVAEADTDGGGHYGFAALPPGPTEVRVGGQRWTDTVPAEGVVRLPDLLLRDLKAVPAAPVPALPPARP from the coding sequence ATGGCTCTCTTTCTCTCTGGCCGCGCCGCCCTTCTGTCTCTTGTGCTGGGGGTGGGTGCGGGCGCGCAGACCCCGGCCACACCGCCCGCCCCGCCCCCTGGCGCCGCGCTGCGCGGCCTGTGGGTGGACGCCTTCGGGCCAGGGCTGCATACCCCGGCCCAGGTGAAAAAAACGGTGGACGACGCCGCGCAGCTGGGCATGAACACCCTGTTTGTGCAGGCCATTCGCCGCGCCGATTGCCTGTGCCTGAAGGCCAGCGTGCCCCCGGTGTCCGACCCCGAGCTGGCGCCCGGCTTCGATCCTCTGGCAGCGGTGACGGCGCAGGCGCACGCCCGGGGCCTGAAGGTGATTGCCTGGATCAGCGTCACGGGCGCGGCCAACACCGCCAAACCCAACACCCGCCCCGGGCATGTGTTCCGGGCGCATGGCCCGGCCGCCGGGGCCGCCTCGTGGCTCTCACGCCGCCCGGACGGCAGCTGGCAGGAAGGCCGCGACGCGTGGCTGGACCCCGCCATTCCCGAAGCGGCAGACTTCATGGCCCAGGCCGCCCTGAGTCTCGTGCGCCAGTACCCGGTGGACGGCGTGCAGCTGGACCGCATCCGCTACCCCGATGGCGGCGCCTGGGGCTACGATCCCAAGACCCTGGCCCGCTACCGCGCCGAGACCGGCCGCCCCGGCATGCCCGCGCCCGGCGATCCCCTGTGGCAGGGCTGGAAACGCCAGCAGGTGTCGAATCTGGTACGGCGCATTGCCCTGGAAACCAAGGCCGTCAGCCCCAGGCTGTGGGTGAGTGCCGCCACCATCACGTACCAGACGCCGCCCGCCGACCTGGCCGCCTTTCAGAAGACGCGCACCTACGCCGACGTGCTGCAGGACTGGCCCGGCTGGATGCGCGCCGGGTGGCTGGACCTGAACGTGCTGATGAACTACAAACGCGACGCCCTGCCGCAGCAGACAGGCTGGTTTGACGGCTGGAACGCCTTTGCGCGCCGGGTGGCGGTCCGCACAGATGGCACTCCGGTGGCGGTGGCCTCGGGCACGGCCATGTACCTGAATTCGCCCGCCGTGACCGCCGCGCAGGCGGCGCGCGCCCTGAACGCGGGCCTGGGCTGGGTGGGGTATTCCTACCGCACGCCCACCCTGGACGTGTACGGCGAGCGCCAGACAGCCACCCAGGGCCTGCGGGCCGTGGGCACGCTGCTGCGCGCGCCCGGCGGCGCCCTGAACGGTGTTCAGCCCTGGACCGAGGCGGCGCCGGTCGCCCGGGGCCTGCTGGGCCGGGTGACGGGCGTGGCGGTGCCCGGCGGACGGCGCGTGCAGGCGTGGCAGGGCGGCGTCCTGGTGGCCGAGGCCGACACCGACGGGGGCGGCCACTACGGCTTTGCGGCGCTGCCCCCCGGGCCCACCGAGGTGCGGGTGGGCGGCCAGCGCTGGACCGACACCGTGCCCGCCGAGGGTGTGGTGCGCCTGCCGGACCTGCTGCTGCGCGACCTGAAGGCGGTGCCCGCCGCTCCCGTGCCGGCCCTGCCCCCCGCGCGGCCGTAG
- the modA gene encoding molybdate ABC transporter substrate-binding protein, with the protein MKRPLLLLGLLLAGSAGAANLTVFAAASLTDALTELGRAFDARTGHRTTFQFAGSQVLRTQLEQGARADVYASANSAQFDPLVRSGLLNPGTFFVGNRLAIIAPRTGRAVTTLADLARPGVKLVLADRAVPAGDYTRRMLGAVDRAGTYGKDFSGRVLKNVVSEEPNVRQVALKVALGEADAAVVYQSDVTPALKAKVRLIALPTRFNQTARYPIGVVRNSASPEAAQAFVAYVRSAPGQKILRSWGFLPVPGATP; encoded by the coding sequence ATGAAGCGCCCCCTGTTGCTGCTGGGTCTGCTGCTGGCGGGCTCGGCCGGAGCGGCGAACCTGACCGTGTTCGCTGCTGCCTCGCTCACCGACGCCCTGACCGAACTGGGCCGGGCCTTCGATGCCCGCACCGGGCACAGAACCACCTTTCAGTTCGCCGGCTCACAGGTGCTGCGCACCCAGCTGGAACAGGGCGCCCGGGCCGACGTGTACGCCAGCGCCAACAGCGCGCAGTTTGACCCGCTGGTGCGGAGCGGGCTGCTGAATCCAGGAACGTTCTTCGTGGGCAACCGGCTGGCCATTATTGCCCCCAGAACCGGGCGCGCCGTGACCACCCTGGCCGATCTGGCGCGGCCCGGCGTGAAACTGGTCCTGGCCGACCGCGCCGTGCCCGCCGGCGACTACACGCGCCGGATGCTGGGGGCCGTGGACCGGGCAGGCACATACGGCAAGGACTTTTCGGGCCGGGTGCTGAAGAATGTGGTGAGCGAGGAACCCAACGTGCGGCAGGTGGCCCTGAAGGTGGCCCTGGGTGAGGCGGATGCCGCCGTGGTGTACCAGAGTGACGTGACGCCGGCCCTGAAGGCGAAGGTGCGCCTCATCGCCCTGCCCACCCGCTTTAACCAGACCGCCCGCTATCCCATTGGTGTGGTCCGGAACAGCGCCAGCCCCGAGGCCGCGCAGGCGTTTGTGGCTTACGTGCGCTCGGCCCCGGGGCAGAAGATTCTGCGGAGCTGGGGTTTTCTGCCTGTGCCGGGCGCCACCCCGTAA
- the dnaX gene encoding DNA polymerase III subunit gamma/tau yields MSAIYQRARPVRWEDVVGQEHVKDVLRAALSQGRVGHAYLFSGPRGVGKTTTARLIAMTANCTGPLPKPCGECDSCLAVRAGSHPDVLEIDAASNNSVDDVRDLREKVGLAAMRGGKKIYILDEAHMMSRAAFNALLKTLEEPPGHVIFILATTEPEKIIPTILSRCQHYRFRRLTPEEIAGKLTGLAAREGVSAEPAALALIGRLADGAMRDGESLLERMLAAGNAITRTGVEEALGLPPGERVRAVAAALVSGDAGAALQGAGALYRDGFAARTVVEGLVSALGAALHAELGLGGERLEGADVPRLLRLQAALDEQEARFARAADGQSLELALTHALLAADGSQGAGLGNAGGAAVPAELTQRLNRLEKELASLKAAGGRSGAPLAEPPPRAAAPAGPAPVRAAVQAAAEEAGVPLPAPQGNWADVLRQASMQLKAYLKPARMHAEAGYVSLSYDEKNKFHAKQLAGKFDEVGALVLRVFGPVTFELVAPEGGRRVKLGGNPDGGAAPPAPPSPAPPSPAPHSPAASAPVNRPPAQSPPAPAAPEIAPFEPGRGTPPRRAARGPEVEPLEQNAPAASAPRATPQPASTSPRPAGVATLPPPLPERPLPARAPAERRVPPASPDDVAPAPLPVADIPWDDHAAQPPRPPADAQGGDRVPPPTAREPYIVEAITEEPDWDAFGAPVTETGPPLEDAPFAEYSVPRPPPRPAPAPAAVPTTAAAPPGRPGDIRAHPMYEDIRARFSGRVREIGKNRNTPAAAATEDGGDEE; encoded by the coding sequence ATGAGCGCCATCTACCAGCGGGCCCGGCCAGTGCGCTGGGAAGACGTGGTGGGGCAGGAACACGTCAAGGACGTGCTGCGCGCCGCCCTCTCGCAGGGGCGGGTGGGGCACGCCTACCTGTTCAGCGGCCCGCGCGGCGTGGGCAAAACCACCACCGCGCGCCTGATTGCCATGACCGCCAACTGCACAGGGCCGCTGCCCAAGCCCTGCGGCGAGTGCGACAGCTGCCTGGCCGTGCGCGCGGGCTCGCACCCCGACGTGCTGGAAATTGACGCCGCCTCCAACAACTCGGTGGACGATGTGCGTGACCTGCGCGAGAAGGTGGGGCTGGCGGCCATGCGCGGCGGCAAGAAAATCTACATTCTGGACGAGGCGCACATGATGAGCCGCGCGGCCTTTAACGCGCTGCTCAAGACCCTGGAAGAGCCGCCCGGCCACGTGATTTTCATCCTGGCGACCACAGAGCCGGAAAAGATCATTCCCACCATCCTCTCGCGCTGCCAGCACTACCGCTTTCGCCGCCTGACCCCCGAGGAGATTGCCGGCAAGCTGACCGGACTGGCAGCGCGCGAGGGCGTGAGCGCCGAGCCCGCCGCTCTGGCCCTCATTGGCCGCCTGGCCGACGGCGCCATGCGCGACGGTGAGAGCCTGCTGGAGCGCATGCTGGCGGCCGGCAACGCCATTACCCGCACGGGCGTGGAAGAGGCGCTGGGCCTGCCCCCCGGCGAGCGGGTGCGCGCCGTGGCGGCGGCCCTGGTGAGCGGCGATGCGGGCGCGGCTCTGCAGGGTGCCGGGGCCCTGTACCGCGACGGCTTTGCGGCCCGCACCGTCGTGGAGGGACTGGTCTCGGCCCTGGGCGCCGCGCTGCACGCCGAACTGGGCCTGGGCGGCGAACGCCTGGAGGGTGCCGACGTGCCCCGGTTGCTGCGCCTGCAAGCGGCCCTGGACGAGCAGGAAGCCCGCTTTGCCCGCGCCGCCGATGGCCAGAGCCTGGAACTGGCCCTGACCCACGCCCTGCTGGCCGCCGATGGGAGCCAGGGCGCTGGCCTGGGCAATGCCGGGGGCGCCGCCGTGCCCGCCGAGCTGACCCAGCGCCTCAACCGACTGGAAAAGGAACTGGCCAGCCTGAAAGCCGCGGGGGGGCGGTCCGGCGCCCCGCTGGCCGAGCCCCCACCCCGGGCGGCAGCCCCGGCTGGTCCGGCCCCGGTGCGCGCCGCCGTGCAGGCGGCGGCCGAAGAGGCGGGCGTGCCACTCCCCGCCCCGCAGGGCAACTGGGCCGACGTGCTGCGCCAGGCCAGCATGCAGCTCAAGGCGTACCTGAAACCGGCCCGCATGCACGCCGAAGCCGGCTACGTGAGCCTGAGTTACGATGAAAAGAACAAGTTTCATGCCAAGCAGTTGGCCGGCAAGTTTGACGAGGTGGGCGCGCTGGTGCTGCGGGTGTTTGGCCCGGTCACCTTTGAACTCGTGGCGCCCGAAGGCGGACGGCGGGTGAAGCTGGGGGGAAACCCTGACGGGGGCGCGGCGCCCCCCGCCCCCCCCAGCCCTGCCCCCCCCAGCCCTGCCCCCCACAGCCCCGCTGCCAGCGCCCCGGTGAACCGGCCGCCCGCCCAGTCCCCACCTGCCCCGGCGGCGCCCGAGATTGCGCCCTTCGAGCCGGGCCGGGGGACGCCGCCGCGCCGCGCCGCCCGTGGCCCGGAGGTTGAGCCGCTGGAACAGAACGCGCCCGCGGCGAGTGCGCCCCGGGCCACGCCGCAGCCCGCCAGCACGTCGCCCCGGCCGGCGGGCGTGGCGACCCTGCCCCCGCCGCTGCCTGAGCGGCCCCTGCCCGCACGGGCTCCCGCCGAACGGCGGGTGCCGCCCGCCAGCCCCGACGACGTGGCCCCGGCCCCACTGCCGGTGGCCGACATCCCGTGGGACGACCACGCCGCGCAGCCGCCCCGCCCCCCCGCCGATGCCCAGGGCGGCGACCGGGTGCCGCCCCCCACCGCCCGCGAGCCTTACATCGTGGAGGCCATTACCGAAGAACCCGACTGGGACGCCTTCGGAGCCCCGGTGACCGAAACAGGCCCCCCGCTGGAAGACGCGCCGTTTGCCGAATACAGTGTGCCGCGCCCGCCGCCCCGGCCCGCGCCGGCCCCCGCCGCCGTGCCCACAACGGCCGCCGCCCCCCCGGGGCGCCCCGGCGACATCCGCGCGCATCCCATGTACGAGGACATCCGGGCCCGCTTCAGTGGCCGCGTGCGCGAAATTGGCAAGAACCGCAACACACCTGCGGCGGCGGCCACCGAGGACGGAGGCGACGAGGAATAG
- a CDS encoding NAD-dependent malic enzyme — MPKSPPVSRYYDVKRDPDGQRYIEVQVTGLALLQNPLLNKTTAFTRQERRALELEGLIPPHTSTFEEQKERTYLRYLKCGTDLEKHEYLRALQDRNEVLFYAILEDHLEEMLPIIYTPTVGEAVRTYSSNYRYPRGFTVSTEDIDHVEDMLENVTVNDVRMIVATDSSAILGIGDQGFGGMAISIGKLSLYTAAGGVGPDKTLPVELDVGTNRQDLIDDPLYLGVHHPRLTGAAYDEFLDAFVEAVSQRYPKAIIQWEDFSRGTAFRVLERYRRVIPSFNDDIQGTGAMALAGLLGAARIKGERLSDQVFVVVGAGAAGIGVAMAIRQGLQGQGLSPEAAGARVYVVDRHGLLMHGQPDLEPQQLGFVRSRDEVAHWRFEGEYPSMHDVIVNARATALLGFTGVPGLFKQESIQAMLAHTSRPIVFPLSNPSSHVEARPADLIHWTRGGAIIASGSPFPDVEYEGRRFPVGQGNNAFIFPGLGFGAVASRAREITDNMVMEAARTLAEFTERYGERVYPPIADLRELSIRVAVNVALQAIRDGVCAERRIRNMTPEELEAVIRDRAWQPRYLPLRRA, encoded by the coding sequence ATGCCGAAGTCCCCGCCTGTTTCCCGGTATTACGACGTCAAACGCGACCCAGACGGCCAGCGTTACATCGAGGTTCAGGTCACGGGGCTGGCCCTGCTGCAAAATCCGCTGCTGAACAAGACCACGGCCTTTACCCGCCAGGAACGCCGGGCGCTGGAGCTGGAGGGGCTGATTCCGCCCCACACCAGCACCTTTGAAGAGCAGAAGGAACGCACCTACCTGCGCTACCTCAAATGCGGCACCGACCTGGAAAAGCACGAGTACCTGCGCGCGCTGCAGGACCGCAACGAGGTGCTGTTCTACGCGATTCTGGAAGATCACCTCGAAGAGATGCTGCCCATTATCTACACGCCCACCGTGGGCGAGGCGGTGCGCACTTATTCCAGCAATTACCGCTACCCGCGCGGTTTCACGGTCAGCACCGAGGACATTGACCACGTGGAGGACATGCTGGAAAACGTGACGGTGAACGACGTGCGCATGATCGTGGCGACCGATTCCAGCGCCATTCTGGGGATTGGCGACCAGGGCTTTGGTGGCATGGCGATCAGCATTGGCAAGCTCTCGCTGTACACGGCGGCGGGCGGCGTGGGCCCCGACAAGACGCTGCCCGTGGAGCTGGACGTGGGCACCAACCGCCAGGACCTGATTGACGACCCCCTGTACCTGGGCGTGCACCACCCGCGCCTGACGGGGGCCGCCTACGACGAGTTTCTGGACGCGTTCGTGGAAGCCGTGTCGCAGCGCTACCCCAAGGCGATCATTCAGTGGGAGGACTTCAGCCGGGGCACCGCCTTCCGGGTGCTGGAGCGCTACCGCCGGGTCATTCCGTCCTTCAACGACGATATTCAGGGCACCGGGGCCATGGCGCTGGCCGGGCTGCTGGGCGCGGCGCGCATCAAGGGCGAGCGCCTCTCGGATCAGGTGTTCGTGGTGGTGGGCGCGGGCGCGGCGGGCATTGGCGTGGCCATGGCCATCCGCCAGGGGCTGCAGGGGCAGGGCCTGAGTCCCGAGGCAGCGGGGGCGCGCGTGTACGTGGTGGACCGCCACGGCCTGCTGATGCACGGCCAGCCGGACCTGGAACCCCAGCAGCTGGGCTTTGTGCGCAGCCGCGACGAGGTGGCGCACTGGCGCTTTGAGGGCGAGTACCCCTCCATGCACGACGTGATCGTGAATGCCCGGGCCACCGCCCTGCTGGGCTTTACCGGCGTGCCGGGCCTGTTCAAGCAAGAGAGCATCCAGGCCATGCTGGCGCACACGTCCCGGCCCATCGTGTTTCCGCTGAGCAACCCCAGCAGCCATGTGGAAGCCCGCCCCGCCGACCTGATTCACTGGACCCGGGGCGGCGCCATCATCGCGTCGGGCAGTCCGTTTCCCGATGTGGAGTACGAGGGCCGGCGCTTTCCCGTGGGCCAGGGCAACAACGCCTTTATCTTTCCGGGGCTGGGCTTCGGGGCGGTGGCCAGCCGCGCCCGCGAGATCACCGACAACATGGTGATGGAAGCCGCGCGCACCCTGGCTGAATTCACCGAGCGCTACGGCGAGCGCGTGTACCCGCCCATTGCCGACCTGCGCGAACTGAGCATCCGCGTGGCCGTGAACGTGGCCCTGCAGGCCATCCGCGACGGGGTATGCGCCGAGCGCCGCATCCGCAACATGACCCCGGAAGAACTGGAGGCCGTGATCCGGGACCGGGCGTGGCAGCCGCGCTACCTGCCGCTGCGAAGGGCGTAA